Part of the Salinimonas iocasae genome, AGGTGTTTTGAAAACATGGACCTACGGGTTAATACTGGTACTGCACGCTGCCTCGACCTTTTCATCCTATTCGCAGTATCTTGATGCCTTCAATAACCTGCTGTTCTTTGCGGCATGGCCAATGCTTGCAGCGTGCCTGGCGCTATTTTTACTTCGTGAGGCAGATACGCTGCTTAGTGTTAATAAATCATGACGGCTACCTGTCTTACCCGCTCCACACACTGACTGGTTAAAATTGTCCGCGGGCGAGGGTTTCTCTATAGTATGGAAAGTGTTTCTCCCACCCTTACTAAAAAGGATTCCAATGAATAATAAAAGCTGGGTGTTATTTGCAGCCCCTTTACTGTTTTCGTGCTCGCAGGCAACCCATTCAGGTTCCGCAGAAACTTTGAGTGCCAGTAATGAGCAGGTGACGTCGCAGGCCATTGAGGCAGGAAATGATTACCATTCATTTTCAAACCCCGAGGCAATCACAGTAACGCATCTGGATTTAGCGCTCACAGCAAACTTTGAGGAGCAAATTCTTGATGGTACCGCTACACTGGATTTTGTGCGCCGAAAACCGGATGCACAAACCCTGATTCTGGATACCCGCGCTCTGAGCATTAATTCGGTCACGATTGATGGCGAATCCGTGGATTATACTCTGGGAGAGGCAGATCAGAACCTCGGTGCACCACTGCGTATCTCGGTTCCTGAATCTGCTACGCAGGTAACTATCGACTATGCCACATCACCTGACGCCTCTGGCGTTCAGTGGCTGACGCCAGCACAAACAGCCGGCAAGTCTCATCCTTTTCTGTTCACACAGGCACAGGCTATCCATGCCCGCAGCTTTATTCCTTTGCAGGACTCACCACAGGTTCGCATCACTTATGATGCAACAATCAATACACCAGAAGACCTGCTTGCAGTGATGAGCGCTGCGAATAATCCACATACTGAGCGAGACGGTGAGTATTCTTTTTCCATGCCTCAGCCCATCCCCTCCTATCTGATTGCACTGGCCATAGGCGACCTGGAATTTAAAGCGATGGGCGATCGCACCGGTGTTTACGCTGAGCCTTCCATGCTGGATGCCGCGGCGGCTGAGTTTGAAGACACCGAAAGCATGCTCGAGCTTACAGAGAATAAATACGGCCCCTATCGCTGGGACCGGTATGACCTTCTCATTCTGCCCCCTTCTTTCCCATTCGGCGGCATGGAAAACCCACGTCTGTCGTTTATAACGCCTACGGTTATCGCCGGTGATAAAAGTCTGGTATCACTTATTGCCCACGAACTGGCTCACAGCTGGTCAGGCAATACAGTAACAAATGCTACCTGGCGCGATTTATGGCTTAACGAGGGGTTTACCACTTACCTGACATACCGAATTATGGAAATGCTGTACGGCACTGACCGTTATAATATGGAAGCCGTCCTGGGTTATCAGAGCCTGCAGGCAGATATCGAAGCGCTGCCGGATGCAGACCAGAAGCTGGCCATCGATTTACGCGGGCGCAATGCCGATGATGTCTTCTCAGATATTCCTTATGAAAAGGGCGCGCTGATGCTCAGGGAAATCGAGCACAAAATCGGGCGTGAAGCATTTGACAGCTTTCTGCTGAATTATTTTGAACATTTTGCCTTTGAAAGTATCACCACAGATGTGTTTCTCGACTATCTGGATGAAACACTGTTAAAAGACTATCCCGATACATTGAGTCGAGAGCGTCTTGAGCAATGGATTTTTGAGCCCGGTATCCCAGACGGGGCTCCGGTGCCGCAGTCGGACGCCTTTGCTAAAATTGACAGTGTTCGCAATCAATGGCTTGAGGGAAAGACCAAAGCGCAGAACATTGACACGCAGGAATGGACAACCCATGAATGGCTGTATTTTCTGAATAATATGCCCCAGCAGCTTTCACAGACTCAGCTGGAGCAACTTGATAGTAACTTCTCGTTGACTGAATCGCAGAACAATGAAATTGCGCATAGCTGGCTGATGATTGCTGTTAAAAATGAATACAAACCGGCATACGACAGATTGTATAGCTACCTGGTAAGTATTGGCCGCAACAAACTGGTGAAGCCGTTATATCGTGAGCTGGCTAAAACTGCTGAAGGTAAAGCGCTGGCGACGAAAGCATTTAATGAGGCAAAAGCGGGTTATCACCCACTGACTATCAAAGCAAACCAACAATACGTTAATTAACAAACCTGACCGCAATGTTGCAACCCAGCATTGCGGTCAACTCTTTTGCGCAAACAATAAGGGCTGGTATAATAGCTGTCGGGTTTGCACCTCTGGCTCTTGCTAGTAAAATCTGGGTGGTTAAAACAGAGCGTATTAATACTGTTGTAGTACCGCTATACCGCCCCCTTTACGCCGTGCCTGATGAAGCACACTACAGGCTTGTTCATACCAATCGTTAAACGACCAGTTGTCGCGCAGATCAGCAATACCTGCGGCCAGAACGATATTGATGCCCTGCCCTGCCGCCATCTGTTCCAGACGCTCTGTCAGTCTTTTTGTCAGCAAATGCGCGTCTGCCTGATCTGTCTGAGGACATAACAAAACTATTTGGTCGTTACTCCACCGCGCAATCACATCTACCTCGCGCACCGTTGTTATGCATGTACGTCCCATTGCTCTGGCAAACCCCGCATCGCTTTCACGCACCGGCTTTCCCTCTCGTGAATGCAGAGAAAGCATGTCGATTACCACCAGTGAAGCACTGGATTGAAAGCGTCGAAACCGGGCAATTTCTTCCTCAGCTTTTTGAATCATATGGTTGCGATTATATAAGCCTGACTCTGCATCATGGTTGCTCAAAAACTCTATCGTACGGTTTTTATCCAGAAGTACGGACTGCAGCGCATCAATTTCACGCCTTTTTTTAAACAGCGTTTTATCTACAAGCGCGATACGCCGATGGCGCAAATACAGTCCGCCGCAAACTAACAGACATAACAGCGCAACATACAGTATTGGCCATATAGCGCTTTTCTCATAGCGCACCGCTTTATTCCACTTTTGCAAAAGGGCGATTTTTTTACTTTCAGGAATCGTTGTTATTGCGGCATTTATTACCTTGATTAGCGAAGGATCCTGTTCACGATTAAAAACAAACCGGATTCTATCAAAAGGCTCAGCAATACCTGCCACAGTGAGTTTGCCATCGTTGTGCTTTCTCAGGTAGCTATTGGCTGCAGGTAGCGAAACAATCATTACATCAATATCGCCCCGGGCCAGGCTTTCTAATCCTGCGTTTTCCGATGCAACAGAAACAAGGGGGATACGGGGATAATACCGGGCAAGATATTCGCTATGATGAAAGCCTTCTACGACACCAGTAACCCGTTGCTCAATCGCGCTATACCCGCTTAAAAGGGGCGTATCTTCACGAGTAATCAATACATGAGGTATATCAAAAAAAGGACGGGACGTATCAAGCATGCTGCGTTTTACAGATGCGTTTCGCATTATAGCCGACATCGCGCACTGACCACTTTCAACAAATTCCAGACTTTGCTGCCAGGTATCCACCGCCACTATGTCAAAACGCACACCGGTAAGCCTACTGATACGTTGCATGTAGTCAGCGATCAGACCAACATGTTTTTCATCCCGGATACCTTCAAAGGGCATCCAGTTGCTTTGGGCGCAATAGGTTACCGGCTCTGATGCGTGTGAAAATGCCGGTATACAAAAATAAACGACCGCTGCCAGAGTAATAATCTGGCGAAGCAATATCATGCAAGCCCCTGATTTGATAGTAGTCTACGAATTTTCAGTATTGCGTTGCCTACCTCACATTGCAACAACTGTTACCAACTCACGCGCATGATTGCTTACAATTAATACGTTCACATAAAAAAAGCTCCCGTCAGGGAGCTTTTAAATCCATCTCTGAATGTGTACCACCAGCTTAGTTACGCTGGCGACGCACCATCAATAAACCCATTGCTAATGCAAAGATGCCGTACGCTGCTGGTTCCGGAACAACCGAGAAGTCTGCAACAGAACCATCAATAGTTAATAATTCACCATCGGCAAAATCAATGGTTGCAAAGTTAAACTCAGGGAACGCACGGTCAAACTCGAAATATAATCCGGCCATCAGGTCGTCTGAGAAAAAGTCCAGCGTCAGGAAATCGAAACCTTGTGTCAAATCCAACGCGTTAAACTCTGCATCAAATTGTTCAACATTATCTAAGTCCACCGATACCCCAAAGAACTTAACACTTTGCAGTGTCAGTAGCTCTGGATTAAATAAATTATCGGCCATGGTCGGATCAAAGAACGGGTCGTTAGCAATTGCGCTGTCCAGAGCATCTTCATCCAGATCAATTGCCAGGTTGAAGATATTTTCACCATTGATACGCCCTTCCTGGGTAATCAAAACGGCGTTAGCGGATAACGAGGTGCCAAGTGTAGTAAGTAAAAGCGCAGCAGCGCCAAATAGTGATTTCAAGTTTTTCATGTCATATTCCAAGTTTTTTTAATTTAAGGGGGCTATCCAGCCCCCGCTTTTGTGTATTATTTTAGTTACGCACTTCCAGTGCAGTCGTACCTTGTAAGTTACCTTCATCGTCGTAGAAGCTGACCGTACCCATATAGGTCGTATCCTGCTCTAAACCGCGGGTAAGAATGTTCACACGATTAAAGCGATTTTCCACTGCGCGACGTGAAGAGCTCACACGCAAGTTTGGTTCTTTGCCATTAACCACCCATACCTGTTGGTCAAACTCAGTGACTTCGCCCGGCACATACCAGCCGTGCACCATCGCAATGTAGAAGTCACCCGCATCACCATTTGCCGCCGGAGCAGGATTTTTCAGAATGACATCCTCATTAGAACCCGCATTAAAGGATGAGCCTACTTCTGTGCACGACAGTGCAATACAACGGTAAACATACAGGTCCAGATCAGCGCCTTCTGCCGCGACCATCTCATCGCGAAGAGAGAAACGAGCCAGTTCTGACCCTTCTGGAACTAACCATGCTGAGTACGTTGTGCCAGCGCCTAGGAACTCAAACGTTTGTGCAGGATCCTGTGTCACTGTATCAGTGGCTACAAACGGTGCTGCTAAACCAGCATAATCAATACTGGTCGAACCGCTATACAACATCTGAACAGGGAAGCTGCCGCGTCCGCGACGCAGATTTACAACCTGAGATTCAGGCACATCAATCTTGATATCCGCTGCCGCTTTTACTGCTATAGGGCTGCGAACGGCGTTACCAGCACCATTAAGCGTGATTGCACCGAACGACCACTGGCCTAATTGAGCACTTTCACTCTTTGACATTGTGATGCCGTAGGCAGCCATGCCATTTGGCTCAACCACAAGATCAGAAGATTCAGTCGGATTACCCTGGCCATCAAATGTGGTTACCGTTGCATCAATGCCTTCCAGACCGCTAAGGGACACGGTATAGGTACCACCGGATCCGGTCACATCTGTAACCGTACGATAGATGGTTTTCTCGCCGACCAGCGCATCAACAGATATCGACGGATAGTTAAGCTGTGACGGGTCAATTGAGAAGCCAGCCCCTTCATAGTCGGCACAGTTGTAGCCAGACTCTTCCAGAACAAAATTGTCCTCATTCAAACCACACATAAAGGCCATGTAGTCGAAGAAACCAACGTCGTAAGTAAGGCCAGGTTGCGCAGCAGAAACTGGCGCGGCATGCCCTGCACCAAAGTCGAACGGGTCAGCAGGAATTACACCATCTTCTTTGGTAACACCCTGATAAGCTGTTGTCATTAGTGCCGAACGTACCTGGGCTGGTGACCAGTCAGGATGCTCATCCATCAACAAGGCAGCCATACCGGCAATATGTGGCGACGACATAGATGTACCGCTTAGGTATGCCACCTGCTCACCCTGTGCACCAAACATTGGCGTATCCGTTGTTGCAGCCAGAACACGTACGCCTGGCGCGGTGATATCTGGTTTGATGATGTTTTCAGTCGACAGATTCGGGCCACGCGAAGAGAAGTCAGCCATAATGTTGCCTTCTTCTTTTTGCGGTACGAAAATAGAAGCGCTTAGCTCTACATTTATCGTATCGCCATTGTTCAGCGCCGCTGCCAGCATGTCGCCATCCTGCGCACCAATCATGCCGCCAGGAATTTCACCGACATAGTCACCACCTAATGCGGTAATAGGATTGCCTTCAACAGTGAAAACGACTGCAGCCTTAGCACCAGACTCTACAGCGCGAGTTACTTTTTGGGTAAAGGCGCAATCACCACGCTGGATAAGCACAATTTTACCTTGTACATCTGCCGCGTTCGCCAAAGGTGATGGTGTTGTGCCATCGTCGTAGCATGCACGAAGTGGTTCTGCTAATACCAGCTCGCCAGAGACCGGACCGGTTTCTGCCAGTGGCTTGGTAATAGCACCTTCCACAAACGGATACTGTTCGTTTGAATCGCCGTTAGTCACCGATAGTGCATTTGTCTGACTGAAACCTTCGTAGGTTGAAGCCGCTACGGTAGTTACCCATGGAGCAGGTGTACCAATTGTTTGCGCTGCCGGACCAGAGTTACCGGCAGAAACCGATACAAATACACCTGCCGCGGTTGCGCGCAGCATTGCTGCAGTGGGCGGATAAGTCAGGTCGGTACGGCTACCACCAATTGAGTAGTTAATAACATCAACACCATCGGCAGTGGCCTGGTCGATTGCAGCCATGGTATCTGATGGGAAACAGCCAGCCTGATCTTCACCCTCAGGGGTTGTATAGTCTGAGTTCCAGCATACTTTATAAGCTGCAATTCTGGCGCGTGGTGCGATACCGGACATTACGCCCAGCTCAGCGCCATTTTTCATGGCTACAACATCTTCATTACCGGCTGCCGTGCCTGCAGTATGGCTACCGTGGCCGTCCGCATCACGCGGGCCGATGAATTCGCCCAGCTCGGTCTGAATGGGGTAAACCGATGCAAAAGCATCGCCATAGTAACGGGCGCCGATAACTTTGTTATTACAGGAGAACGTCTCGTCTTCCCCATTATCACACACGCCTTGCCAGTCTGCCGGAGCAGGACCAAAGTCGTCACCCGAGAAACTTGGGTTTTCAGGCGTAATACCGGTGTCCAGAATGCCGACGATTACATCTTCGCCCTTGATACCTGATACATGCTGCCCTTGCCCTTCTGTCAGGCCAAGAAACTCAGGCGTATTCGCAGTATCAATTTTTAATACTTCGTCTTCCCATACGCCTACTACGTCTGGATTGTTACGAAGTGCTTTTACCTGACTTTCTGATAACTTTGCAGAAAAGCCATTAAAGGTATGTACATAATTGTGGATGACGTCCACGTTACCCGCTGAGTTAGCGATGCGTTGCTGACGTGATTTAAGTTTTTGTGTGTAGTTAACCAGTTTGTTGCTTTTCGCGTTGTACTGATTTCCTTTCCCTGTCGCGACCTTATTGCTGGGTATCAATTCGCCAATATCAGCTGCATAAGTGACACCCGCTTTATCTTTTAACTGAACGATATAAACGCCAGTTTGAGAGCGGGAGGCTTTTGCAGGCCCTGTTGCAGTCAACGTTGCTGATTCAGGCACTGTTACCTGTTGTGCTAAAGCACCCGGCACCAGTGCGGCAGTGACGGCCATTGAGACCATCGAACCCAGAAGGTGTTTTTTAAATGTCATTTGCGTCTCCCATTGACACACTTTTTTTATAATAATGCTGTCGGCCTATTCCATCTGACAGCACGAACACGCGTTCCCGGCGTTGGCTGAGAAGCGTGATGTTGCGTTCTCACAAGTTCTCTGAAGTTATTGTTATTATTAGATATTACTAATGTTTATTTAGTTAAAAATACAGTAGTAACTCTGTGAATATGCAAAACGAAATCCACCTTTGCAAGAGACTGATACACACGGGTATTTATATTTATATTCGTGTATATAGAAGGGGAGATGTAAAGAAGCCTGACAGTTTTTTCAGGCTTCTTTATTAATAACACTTACAAATAAGGCAGTTAGCATATTTATCATCGCTAACCGGAGTGGAATGATAGGTTTACAGCATTTCTATGGCTACCGCGACACCTTCTCCACCACCGATACATAATGATGCAATACCTTTAGTGCCGCTGGTTTGTTTAAGTGCATGAATTAGCGTAACCAATATACGTGCGCCCGATGCGCCAATTGGGTGACCCAGCGCGCAGGCACCACCGCGAATGTTTACTTTATTCTCATCCAGGCCCAACTTTTTCATCGCCAGCATAGTGACCATGGCAAAGGCTTCGTTTATTTCAAAAAGGTCGACATCATTTTTTGACCACCCTGCTTTATCGAGCACTTTCTCCATCGCACCAACCGGCGCTACCGTAAAGTTTTCAGGTTCAATCGAATGTGTCGCGTGGGCAACAACTTTTGCTAGTGGCGTCAGACCAAGTTCATTAGCCTTCGAGCGGCTCATTACCAGTAAAGCAGCAGCGCCATCTGAAATAGAGCTGGAGTTTGCTGCCGTTACCGTACCGTCTTTCTTAAAGGCAGGACGCAGACTCGGGATTTTTTCAGGTCTGGCGTTGCCCGGACCTTCATCTGTCTCGACAGTAATGTCACCTTTGCGGCCTGAAATCGTCACTGGCGTAATTTCGTCAGAAAATGCACCCGACGAAATAGCTTCGTTCGCTTTTGAGAGCGAACTAAGTGCAAACTCGTCCATTTGTCCCCGGGTAATTTTCTCCTCATCTGCCGTATCCTGAGCAAAGCAGCCCATCGCTTTTCCGTCATAGGCATTTTCCAGACCATCCAGCATCATGTGGTCCAGCACCTGACCGTGGCCCATGCGATAGCCTGTGCGCGCTTTTGGCAGCATGTAAGGTGCATTACTCATGCTTTCCATTCCACCTGCTACAACAACCTGCGCAGAGCCTGCTTTGATAAGATCATGTGCCAGCATCACTGCCTTGAGGCCAGAACCGCAGACTTTATTGATGGTGGTAACACCCGCACTAAGAGGCAAATCGGCTTTTAGTGAGGCCTGACGTGCAGGAGATTGCCCTAAGCCAGCTGGTAGTACACATCCCATAACCACTTCGTCAATCTGACTGACATCTACATTTTCACAGGTTGCACGAATAGCATGCGCACCTAGTTCAGTAGCAGCTACAGCTGCCAGACTCCCGTTAAATCCCCCCATTGGCGTGCGTTTCGCCGCGACAATTACTACCTCTTCATTGCTCATATTGTGTTGCCTCAGTATGTAAATTGAAAAATGACAGCAGTTTAAACATCGTTCATGTTTTGATACGCAATCAGCCTGTTCGATGCCGTAACAATTTGTTGCCATATTGACGTTAAAGAATTGTTACCTTACCTTAACGTAAAATGCAATTTACGTTAACGTAAACCCGAACGTTGATAGTGTCAACGAGCCGATATCAGTAGATATTCAGGTTTTGGCATTGCCAGCCGGGTAACCACGGGACGTAACTCACAGGTGCTGTGTCATGAGTAATCACAAATCTGAACCGACCTATACCATTGGCGAGCTGGCGCGCGAGTTCACTATTACTCCCCGTTCCATTCGATTTTACGAAGAACAGGGGTTATTGAGTCCTCAGCGAACCGGACAAAACCGTATTTACTGTAACAAAGACCGCGTCAGGTTAAAGCTAATTTTACGTGGTAAGAGGTTAGGCTTCTCGCTGGCTGAAGTTAAAAACCTTTTTGAATTATATGACACCAACCCAAATTCTGCTGTTCAGCTGGAAACAATGCTTCGTATGACTGAAAAGAAGCGTGCGGTGTTAACTCAGCAACTTGAGGATATTACCTCGCTGATGAGTGAGCTGGACGATGTTGAAACCCGCTGCCGGGAAGAACTGGCTGAACTAAAACGAGGAAATATCGCATGAATACGCTCTATCCCACACTAAATTTTGGCCTGGGTGAAGACATTGATATGTTACGCGACCAGGTTTATCAATTTGCTAAAAACGAAATTGCGCCGCTGGCAGCGCAGGCTGACGAAGACAACCAGTTCCCTAATGCACTCTGGCCTAAACTGGGTGAAATGGGTTTATTAGGAGTAACCGTTTCTGAGCAGTATGGTGGTTCAGAAATGGGCTATCTGGCGCATACTGTCGCGATGGAAGAGATCAGCCGGGCATCGGCAGGCATCGGCTTAAGTTACGGCGCGCATTCCAATCTGTGTGTAAACCAGATTTTCAAAAACGGTAGTGAAGCACAACGGGAAAAGTATCTTCCCAAACTCGTGTCCGGTGAACATGTCGGTGCGCTGGCAATGAGTGAACCAAATGCAGGCTCTGACGTTGTTAGCATGAAGCTACGCGCTGAAAAACGTGGTGATAAATATGTGCTTAACGGTAACAAGATGTGGATCACCAATGGTCCCGATGCACAGACATTTGTCATCTATGCCAAAACAGATACCAGCGCTGGTGCAAAAGGAATAACAGCGTTCATCGTCGAAAAAGATTTTCCCGGCTTTTCGCAGGCTCAGAAGCTCGACAAACTGGGCATGCGCTCATCGAATACGTGTGAGCTGATTTTTGAAGATTGCGAAGTCCCTGCTGAAAATATTCTTGGCGAAGAAGGCAAAGGCGTAAAAGTGCTGATGAGCGGGCTGGATTATGAGCGTCTGGTGCTGTCAGGAGGCCCGCTCGGCATCATGCAGGCTTGTATGGATACAGTCGTGCCTTACATTCATGAGCGTGAGCAGTTTGGTCAGTCAATTGGTCAGTTCCAGCTGATCCAGGGGAAAATTGCTGATATGTATACGCAAATGAACGCCGCCAGAGCGTATGTATATACGGTTGCAAAATCCTGTGATCGTGGCGAAACCACACGCAAGGATGCAGCCGGTGCAATTTTATATTCTGCAGAGCTTGCCACTAAGATGGCACTGGACGCTATTCAGCTTCTTGGTGGTAACGGTTACGTAAATGAATACCCTACCGGGCGGTTGTTGCGTGATGCAAAACTTTATGAGATCGGCGCAGGCACCTCAGAGATACGCCGTATGCTGATCGGACGCGAGCTGTTTAAAGAGTCTGAGTAATCATTTTTTATTTGAACCGAGCTGGCCTTCTGGCCAGTTCGCTAGCTTATACTGGAGGGACACGTGCCCGTTCTACCTACTTCCATAAATACCAATTCAGGTGAATTTGCTGAAAATGTGCAGCATATGCAGGCACAAGTGGCAGATTTAGCGGACAAAGTTGAAAAAATCCGCAAAGGCGGCGGTGAAAAAGCTGCAGAGCGCCACACTTCCCGTGGCAAGTTATTACCCCGTGAACGCATTGAAGCCCTGTTAGACCCTTGCACGCCGTTTTTAGAAATTGGCCAGCTTGCCGGCTGGGAAGTCTACGATGACTATGTTCCCGGCGCAGGTGTGATTGCTGGCATTGGCCGTGTGAGCGGCGTTGAATGCATGGTCGTTGCCAACGATGCCACAGTAAAAGGCGGCACCTATTACCCACTGACGGTCAAAAAACACTTACGTGCGCAAGAAATTGCCGAGCAGAACAACCTTCCCTGTATCTATCTGGTAGATTCCGGCGGTGCAAACCTGCCACGTCAGGACGAAGTGTTTCCAGATAAAGAGCACTTTGGCCGTATTTTCTTTAATCAGGCCAACATGTCAGCTAAAAATATCCCGCAAATCGCGGTTGTTATGGGCTCATGTACAGCCGGTGGCGCATATGTTCCGGCGATGGCAGATGTCTCCATTATCGTCAAAGAGCAAGGCACTATCTTTTTAGGTGGCCCGCCACTGGTGAAAGCTGCAACGGGTGAAGTGGTATCTGCCGAGGAGTTAGGCGGCGGCGATGTACATACCCGCACTTCGGGTGTGGCAGACCTTCTGGCTAACAATGACCACCATGCATTAACGCTTGCCCGCGATACTGTAAGCAGACTGAACCGTACTAAACCGGCCCAGCTTGATATTAAAAAGCCGGTAGAGCCGCGCTTTCCCGCATCTGATATCTACGGAATTGTGCCTAAAGACAGCCGTAAATCTTATGATGTGAGAGAAATCATTGCCCGGGTAGTGGACGGTTCAGAGTTTGATGAATTCAAACCGCTTTACGGTACCACCCTGGTGTGTGGCTTTGCACGAATCTTTGGTTATCCGGTAGGCATCGTCGCCAATAACGGGATTCTTTTCGGTGAAAGTGCGCTTAAGGGTGCACACTTTGTCGAGCTATGCGCTCAACGTGGTATCCCCTTAGTATTCCTACAAAATATTACCGGCTTTATGGTGGGTAAACAGTATGAGTCCGGCGGTATTGCAAAGCATGGCGCCAAAATGGTGACCGCCGTCGCCTGCGCCAATGTTCCCAAGCTGACTGTTCTAATCGGTGGTAGTTTCGGAGCAGGCAACTACGGTATGTGCGGCCGGGCCTATGACCCTCGCTTCTTATTTATGTGGCCGAATGCCCGTATTTCAGTAATGGGTGGTGAGCAGGCAGCGGGTGTACTGGCGCAGGTTAAGCGCGACCAGAAAGAGCGTGCAGGTGAACAATGGTCTCAGGAAGAAGAGGACACCTTCCGCAAGCCTATCGTAGACACTTATGAAGAACAGGGTCATCCGTACTATGCTTCAGCGCGATTGTGGGATGATGGCGTCATCGATCCTGCCGATACCCGCATGGTACTGGGCTTGTCATTATCAGCTGCACTCAATAAACCTATTGAGCAAACGCAGTTTGGTATCTTCAGAATGTAGGAGTGAGCGCATGACTAACGAAAATTCTGCCGTCCTTTATCAGGTTGATAACCGTGGAGTGGCAACGGTAACGTTAAACAATCCGGACAAACATAACGCATTTGATGATGCGATGATTGCAACGCTGACTGACTATTTTCAACAGGCTGCGAAAGATAAAGCAGTTCGTGTAGTAGTTCTGCAAGCCCGGGGCAAAAGTTTTAGTGCAGGTGCAAATCTGCAATGGATGCAGCGCATGGCAGAGTATACAGAAGCTGAAAATGAGCGCGACGCCATGGCTCTGGCTACAATGCTGCAAACATTATATACATTGCCAAAACTGACTATTGCCCGCGTTCAGGGCGCCGCGTTCGGTGGTGCAATCGGTCTTATTGCTTGCTGTGACATCGCGATTGGCAGCCGGTTAAGTAAATTTTGTTTAAGTGAAGTGAAAATCGGACTCATTCCCGCCACTATTGCCCCCTATGTGGTTGAAGCCATGGGCGCGCGCGTGTGCCGCCGGTATTTTCAGACAGCCGAGGTA contains:
- a CDS encoding PEP-CTERM sorting domain-containing protein (PEP-CTERM proteins occur, often in large numbers, in the proteomes of bacteria that also encode an exosortase, a predicted intramembrane cysteine proteinase. The presence of a PEP-CTERM domain at a protein's C-terminus predicts cleavage within the sorting domain, followed by covalent anchoring to some some component of the (usually Gram-negative) cell surface. Many PEP-CTERM proteins exhibit an unusual sequence composition that includes large numbers of potential glycosylation sites. Expression of one such protein has been shown restore the ability of a bacterium to form floc, a type of biofilm.), whose translation is MKNLKSLFGAAALLLTTLGTSLSANAVLITQEGRINGENIFNLAIDLDEDALDSAIANDPFFDPTMADNLFNPELLTLQSVKFFGVSVDLDNVEQFDAEFNALDLTQGFDFLTLDFFSDDLMAGLYFEFDRAFPEFNFATIDFADGELLTIDGSVADFSVVPEPAAYGIFALAMGLLMVRRQRN
- a CDS encoding transporter substrate-binding domain-containing diguanylate cyclase translates to MILLRQIITLAAVVYFCIPAFSHASEPVTYCAQSNWMPFEGIRDEKHVGLIADYMQRISRLTGVRFDIVAVDTWQQSLEFVESGQCAMSAIMRNASVKRSMLDTSRPFFDIPHVLITREDTPLLSGYSAIEQRVTGVVEGFHHSEYLARYYPRIPLVSVASENAGLESLARGDIDVMIVSLPAANSYLRKHNDGKLTVAGIAEPFDRIRFVFNREQDPSLIKVINAAITTIPESKKIALLQKWNKAVRYEKSAIWPILYVALLCLLVCGGLYLRHRRIALVDKTLFKKRREIDALQSVLLDKNRTIEFLSNHDAESGLYNRNHMIQKAEEEIARFRRFQSSASLVVIDMLSLHSREGKPVRESDAGFARAMGRTCITTVREVDVIARWSNDQIVLLCPQTDQADAHLLTKRLTERLEQMAAGQGINIVLAAGIADLRDNWSFNDWYEQACSVLHQARRKGGGIAVLQQY
- a CDS encoding M1 family metallopeptidase — its product is MNNKSWVLFAAPLLFSCSQATHSGSAETLSASNEQVTSQAIEAGNDYHSFSNPEAITVTHLDLALTANFEEQILDGTATLDFVRRKPDAQTLILDTRALSINSVTIDGESVDYTLGEADQNLGAPLRISVPESATQVTIDYATSPDASGVQWLTPAQTAGKSHPFLFTQAQAIHARSFIPLQDSPQVRITYDATINTPEDLLAVMSAANNPHTERDGEYSFSMPQPIPSYLIALAIGDLEFKAMGDRTGVYAEPSMLDAAAAEFEDTESMLELTENKYGPYRWDRYDLLILPPSFPFGGMENPRLSFITPTVIAGDKSLVSLIAHELAHSWSGNTVTNATWRDLWLNEGFTTYLTYRIMEMLYGTDRYNMEAVLGYQSLQADIEALPDADQKLAIDLRGRNADDVFSDIPYEKGALMLREIEHKIGREAFDSFLLNYFEHFAFESITTDVFLDYLDETLLKDYPDTLSRERLEQWIFEPGIPDGAPVPQSDAFAKIDSVRNQWLEGKTKAQNIDTQEWTTHEWLYFLNNMPQQLSQTQLEQLDSNFSLTESQNNEIAHSWLMIAVKNEYKPAYDRLYSYLVSIGRNKLVKPLYRELAKTAEGKALATKAFNEAKAGYHPLTIKANQQYVN